Proteins encoded within one genomic window of Armatimonadota bacterium:
- a CDS encoding sce7726 family protein, with amino-acid sequence MRDRDIRAELRRFLEQEYTDDALILDELGLCQGEARVDMVVINGALNGYEIKSERDTLQRLEGQIRVYGRTLDSMTIVVGPSHLDEVMRRVPDWWGVMVASPSQCGLTLNDVRPSKPNPALDPYSFAQLLWRDEAWDLLVEHGLQQGLSSRPRPYLWRKLADSLSWDELSAAVRHKLAVRDGWRSASES; translated from the coding sequence ATGCGCGATAGGGACATCCGCGCTGAATTACGAAGATTCTTGGAGCAGGAGTATACGGACGACGCCCTGATCCTGGACGAACTCGGCCTCTGCCAAGGGGAGGCGCGAGTGGACATGGTAGTGATAAATGGAGCCCTGAACGGCTACGAGATCAAGAGCGAGCGCGATACTCTACAGAGGCTAGAGGGTCAGATTCGAGTTTACGGACGTACACTCGATAGCATGACAATCGTGGTAGGCCCCAGCCATCTTGACGAAGTCATGCGGCGTGTGCCTGATTGGTGGGGAGTCATGGTTGCAAGTCCGTCGCAATGCGGTTTGACTCTAAACGACGTCCGCCCCTCTAAACCGAACCCGGCACTCGATCCATACTCGTTCGCCCAATTGCTCTGGCGTGACGAGGCTTGGGACCTGTTGGTGGAGCATGGGCTCCAACAGGGCCTGTCGAGTCGCCCGAGACCGTATCTCTGGCGCAAGCTGGCCGACTCCCTAAGTTGGGACGAACTATCAGCCGCCGTCAGGCATAAGCTGGCGGTCAGGGATGGCTGGCGGTCTGCTTCAGAGTCTTGA
- the miaB gene encoding tRNA (N6-isopentenyl adenosine(37)-C2)-methylthiotransferase MiaB: MSNVAFIKSSSKPVERRESVVPGTFFVQTWGCQMNEEDSEQIALYLQDIGLKPIQSVRDAQVVILNTCSVRSKPEQKAFSFLGWLRPRETNQRKQVIGVAGCMAQIRADEIRRRNPHVDFVVGTAQIKQIPGLVQDALQTRRFQTRLELPPRKGAVVTDIPQRYLGRSGKLKAHVPIQYGCDKFCTFCIVPSTRGRERSRPTEHIVQEIRRLAELGTKEVTLLGQTVNSYGKNLAEGRVPFSKLLQLVAGVPGIERIRYTSPYPRDFKTDLIEVIRDVPEVMEHCHMPLQAGNNDLLKRMKRLYTVESFLDIVDELRSTVPHIGLTTDIIVGFPGETEEEFEGTLDMMRKIRFDGAYMFRYSPRPGTPAADMEQVPAEASRARLQKLIEVQNAIGGERNRELVGRELKVLVEGRSRKNPEMLQGYTPCFRMAHFKGDAQKLKGETVPVRVVDGHRWGVSAEVV; encoded by the coding sequence ATGTCCAACGTCGCTTTCATCAAGTCCAGTTCCAAACCGGTAGAACGCCGTGAATCTGTCGTTCCCGGCACCTTTTTCGTGCAGACCTGGGGATGCCAGATGAACGAGGAGGACAGCGAGCAGATAGCACTGTATCTACAAGATATTGGCCTTAAACCTATACAATCCGTGCGCGATGCTCAGGTCGTCATCTTGAATACCTGTAGCGTCCGCAGCAAGCCGGAGCAGAAGGCGTTCTCGTTTTTGGGGTGGTTGCGCCCCCGGGAGACAAACCAGCGCAAGCAGGTGATCGGAGTCGCTGGCTGCATGGCCCAAATTCGTGCAGATGAGATTAGGCGAAGAAACCCGCACGTGGACTTCGTAGTTGGCACCGCGCAGATCAAGCAGATTCCGGGACTCGTCCAAGACGCTCTGCAGACCCGCCGCTTTCAAACGCGCCTGGAGCTGCCGCCTCGCAAGGGCGCAGTCGTCACCGACATCCCTCAGCGCTACCTCGGTCGGAGCGGCAAACTGAAAGCGCACGTGCCGATCCAATACGGATGCGACAAGTTCTGCACCTTCTGCATCGTGCCGTCCACACGCGGGCGCGAGCGGTCGCGACCGACGGAGCACATCGTGCAAGAGATCCGTCGGCTCGCCGAACTCGGCACGAAAGAGGTCACGCTGCTCGGGCAGACCGTGAACTCTTACGGCAAGAACCTAGCCGAGGGGCGCGTGCCTTTCAGCAAGCTGCTGCAGCTCGTTGCCGGGGTTCCTGGGATCGAACGCATTCGGTACACGTCTCCGTATCCGCGCGATTTCAAGACCGATCTTATCGAGGTGATCCGCGACGTGCCGGAGGTGATGGAGCACTGCCACATGCCTCTGCAAGCGGGCAACAACGACCTGCTCAAGCGCATGAAGCGGCTGTACACCGTCGAGTCGTTCCTGGATATCGTGGACGAACTGCGGTCAACCGTTCCGCACATCGGGCTGACGACCGACATCATCGTCGGCTTCCCAGGCGAGACGGAGGAGGAGTTCGAGGGCACGCTGGACATGATGCGCAAGATCCGGTTCGACGGCGCCTACATGTTCCGGTATTCGCCCCGGCCGGGCACGCCAGCCGCCGACATGGAGCAGGTGCCAGCGGAGGCTAGCAGAGCGCGACTACAGAAGCTTATCGAGGTGCAGAACGCGATCGGAGGCGAGCGCAACCGCGAGTTGGTCGGTCGAGAGCTGAAGGTGCTAGTCGAAGGCCGTTCGCGGAAAAACCCCGAGATGCTGCAGGGCTACACGCCCTGCTTCCGCATGGCGCACTTCAAGGGCGATGCGCAGAAGCTGAAGGGCGAGACGGTGCCCGTAAGGGTTGTAGACGGGCATCGCTGGGGCGTTTCGGCCGAGGTCGTCTGA
- a CDS encoding vitamin K epoxide reductase family protein — translation MTTIWINRAIVALSAVGIAIAASLSYFILNDLLIPCSGKLGCQWVQMHPSSHVGDIPVAFIGLAGYVFLFALAVARTLVGERKYRILTMVGAISAFAGLAFSGYLMYMSFAVIGQTCEWCVSSFGTIMLIAILHAALLQYGTAKKQDQPIGSMVAAGAIMLSLGFVAYKADQTTRSADLIMGMVDTGISLEEALPDSSKIRGDANAKITMLEFADMNCPACRRAYPLVKKIVDAGGVRLAYRHLLLPGHETSLDAAVISEYAATQGKFWEFLDLVFAPENTLRVRSRAGLLQIGAQTGLDKSELRKIFSGEGDEELWGAVVDDMAMAEKRMTVPVTPTFIIFVDGKEPLAIGAHKLEKTLDSAPYKALRDAGR, via the coding sequence GTGACAACAATTTGGATCAATCGAGCGATCGTTGCACTTTCGGCCGTCGGGATCGCGATAGCCGCGTCGCTGTCATATTTCATCTTGAACGACCTGCTGATTCCGTGCAGCGGAAAGCTCGGCTGCCAATGGGTCCAAATGCATCCGTCGAGCCATGTCGGCGACATTCCCGTCGCATTCATCGGATTGGCCGGCTACGTGTTTCTGTTCGCTCTCGCAGTCGCGCGTACGCTCGTCGGCGAGCGCAAGTACCGCATCCTGACTATGGTAGGCGCGATCAGTGCATTTGCCGGTCTCGCGTTTAGCGGCTACCTCATGTACATGTCGTTCGCCGTGATCGGACAAACGTGCGAGTGGTGCGTCTCGTCGTTCGGAACGATCATGCTGATCGCGATTCTTCACGCTGCGCTGTTGCAGTACGGCACAGCCAAGAAGCAAGATCAGCCAATCGGCTCAATGGTAGCCGCCGGAGCGATCATGTTGTCCTTAGGATTTGTGGCGTACAAGGCCGATCAGACCACCCGGTCGGCAGACCTCATCATGGGTATGGTAGATACGGGCATCAGCCTTGAGGAAGCCTTGCCCGATTCGAGCAAGATCCGGGGCGATGCGAACGCCAAGATCACGATGTTGGAGTTCGCGGATATGAACTGTCCCGCGTGTCGCAGGGCGTACCCGCTTGTCAAGAAGATCGTAGACGCCGGTGGAGTGAGATTGGCTTATCGACACCTGCTGCTGCCGGGGCACGAAACGAGCCTCGATGCAGCGGTCATCTCGGAGTATGCGGCGACACAAGGGAAGTTTTGGGAGTTCCTTGATTTGGTCTTTGCTCCGGAGAACACACTGCGCGTGAGGTCGCGAGCGGGGCTGTTGCAGATAGGCGCACAGACCGGCCTGGACAAATCTGAATTGCGCAAGATCTTCAGCGGGGAGGGCGATGAGGAACTCTGGGGGGCAGTTGTGGACGACATGGCAATGGCGGAAAAGAGAATGACAGTCCCTGTTACGCCGACGTTCATCATCTTTGTCGATGGCAAAGAGCCCTTGGCCATTGGCGCTCACAAGCTTGAGAAGACGCTGGATTCGGCGCCTTACAAAGCTCTTCGAGACGCAGGACGATGA
- the mnmA gene encoding tRNA 2-thiouridine(34) synthase MnmA, with protein sequence MSGGVDSSVAAALLKDEGHDVIGVTLQIWQESQRDPRHAGCCSLGAVDDARRVAQILDIPHYVLNFQDEFRESVIDEFVSEYAAGRTPNPCVTCNKTVKFAELLKTAEELGCDRLATGHYARIRFDKATDRYQLLRANGSQKDQSYVLYMLSQEQLAKIWFPIGELADKASTRKLAREYGLPVADKPDSQEICFVSEAGGYREFLAKKIPDAMKSGEMVDRDGKVLGRHTGVANYTVGQRRGLGISSSDPLYVLEIRPQANQIVVGPDEQLLETEVLLEDVVWSGLDETDLPTAVSAKIRYNMDAKAATILGGDDPRIIFDEPVRAVTPGQIAVAYRGEAVVAGGTIR encoded by the coding sequence ATGTCGGGAGGGGTAGACAGCTCGGTCGCGGCGGCGTTGCTGAAAGACGAGGGCCACGACGTCATCGGTGTGACCCTCCAGATTTGGCAGGAGAGCCAGCGCGACCCGCGGCACGCCGGGTGCTGCTCGCTGGGGGCGGTCGACGACGCCCGTCGGGTCGCCCAGATTCTCGACATTCCGCACTACGTTCTCAACTTTCAGGACGAATTCAGAGAGAGCGTGATCGATGAGTTTGTCAGCGAGTACGCTGCCGGGCGGACGCCGAATCCATGCGTGACGTGCAACAAGACGGTGAAGTTTGCAGAACTGTTGAAGACCGCCGAGGAGCTTGGGTGCGACCGTCTTGCAACGGGGCATTACGCGAGAATACGGTTCGACAAAGCCACCGATCGGTATCAGTTGCTGAGGGCGAACGGCTCGCAGAAGGACCAGAGCTACGTCTTGTATATGCTCAGCCAAGAGCAACTGGCTAAGATCTGGTTCCCTATCGGAGAGCTGGCCGACAAAGCGTCGACGCGGAAGTTGGCGAGAGAGTACGGACTGCCGGTCGCCGACAAGCCCGATAGCCAGGAGATCTGTTTTGTCAGCGAAGCCGGGGGGTATCGCGAGTTCCTCGCAAAAAAGATCCCCGACGCGATGAAATCCGGGGAGATGGTGGATCGGGATGGAAAGGTCTTGGGCAGGCACACCGGGGTCGCCAACTACACCGTCGGACAGCGGAGAGGTCTTGGGATTTCATCGAGCGACCCTTTGTACGTGTTGGAGATCAGGCCGCAGGCGAATCAGATCGTGGTCGGACCGGACGAGCAGCTGTTGGAGACGGAAGTTCTTTTGGAGGACGTCGTTTGGAGCGGGCTTGACGAGACTGACCTTCCTACGGCCGTTAGCGCAAAGATTCGGTACAACATGGATGCCAAGGCGGCAACCATCCTTGGCGGCGACGACCCGAGAATCATTTTCGACGAACCGGTTCGGGCGGTGACGCCGGGCCAGATCGCGGTAGCCTATCGAGGTGAGGCCGTGGTTGCTGGCGGCACAATTCGGTGA
- a CDS encoding YtxH domain-containing protein, with protein sequence MSSSDDKNAIVYLLAGFGLGALLGAVAGVLFAPKPGSETREQVAAKLKAMKAKSEDWMAEQKAKRKGAADSN encoded by the coding sequence ATGAGTAGTTCCGACGACAAGAACGCGATTGTTTATTTATTGGCAGGATTTGGACTGGGTGCGCTTCTAGGCGCAGTAGCTGGCGTTCTTTTTGCGCCGAAGCCCGGCTCTGAGACCAGAGAGCAGGTTGCCGCAAAGCTGAAGGCGATGAAGGCGAAGAGCGAGGACTGGATGGCAGAGCAGAAGGCGAAGCGAAAGGGCGCCGCCGACTCGAACTGA
- a CDS encoding AI-2E family transporter — protein sequence MGWRIALWIGLVALAGALLYAVRGILMPFVVAWLIAVLLEPVVRKLRLRGMSRGKSVALITVGFFLLAGALVVAVAPKVSSQLTGLTGATQLLTDRIADERSNANFFLRWNPAVKAQAPGPVGWFDQALEEFSPILKSVGLPNTRRAIIDQYIEPRREDILGIISNFFNGLVGMIGSAASQVLLLLFTPIFAYMMLLEMENLRMRTSSWIPPAIRADTMAIISDIGDVFKNYLRGVLMGISVHILISAVIFSLLGMPYSILMAILAGVLSLVPFLGALMTGVLIFLVTGLSDVSGNWFMTFSSPWVFAGVLVGVYIVESTLYDNLVYARIVGKSVDLHPLVSLFVIFSGGALFGLPGMLIAFPLAGSIKIVLGRLLRLTNKPDDSALRLPATPLRHRTGSG from the coding sequence GTGGGATGGCGGATCGCCCTATGGATAGGGCTCGTAGCGCTGGCAGGCGCGCTTCTCTATGCTGTTCGCGGCATCTTGATGCCGTTTGTCGTGGCGTGGCTGATCGCCGTGCTGCTCGAGCCTGTCGTTCGCAAGCTCCGCCTCAGGGGCATGTCGCGCGGAAAGTCGGTCGCCCTCATCACGGTGGGTTTTTTCCTGCTGGCCGGCGCGCTCGTCGTTGCGGTTGCGCCGAAGGTGAGTTCACAGCTGACCGGATTGACGGGTGCCACACAGCTACTGACAGATCGGATCGCTGACGAGCGTTCGAACGCGAACTTTTTCCTGCGTTGGAATCCCGCCGTCAAGGCACAAGCGCCGGGGCCGGTCGGCTGGTTTGACCAAGCCCTAGAGGAGTTCAGCCCGATTCTAAAGTCGGTCGGGCTGCCTAACACTCGGCGGGCGATCATCGATCAGTACATCGAGCCGAGAAGGGAAGACATTCTCGGAATCATTTCAAACTTTTTCAACGGCCTCGTCGGCATGATCGGGAGCGCGGCGTCGCAGGTACTCCTTCTGCTGTTCACTCCGATCTTCGCCTACATGATGCTGCTCGAGATGGAGAACCTTCGGATGAGGACGTCCAGTTGGATTCCGCCTGCCATTCGGGCGGACACGATGGCGATCATTTCGGACATTGGCGACGTGTTCAAGAACTATCTGCGCGGCGTCTTGATGGGGATCTCGGTGCACATTCTGATATCTGCGGTGATATTCAGCCTTCTTGGCATGCCGTATTCGATTCTCATGGCGATCCTGGCCGGAGTGCTCTCGCTCGTGCCGTTCCTGGGTGCGTTGATGACGGGCGTCTTGATCTTCCTCGTGACCGGCCTCAGCGATGTTTCAGGAAACTGGTTTATGACATTCAGTTCGCCGTGGGTGTTCGCCGGTGTGCTCGTCGGAGTGTATATCGTCGAGTCAACTCTGTACGACAATTTGGTCTACGCCCGGATCGTCGGCAAGTCGGTCGATCTTCACCCGCTCGTTTCTCTTTTCGTTATCTTTAGCGGTGGGGCGCTGTTCGGTTTGCCAGGGATGCTGATCGCGTTCCCGCTGGCGGGTTCCATCAAGATTGTTCTCGGTCGGCTGCTTCGTTTGACGAACAAGCCCGACGACTCAGCTCTGCGGTTGCCTGCGACCCCCTTGCGGCATCGCACTGGCTCCGGTTAG
- a CDS encoding serine/threonine protein kinase: MPKFQPLPLREGTLLDDRYAVGRFLGRGGFGITYLVEDLVRGDDAVLKELAPQATRRLDNDDLDFSFIGPAEAQRLRRQFTAEARILRRVAISRVPNFRSVFDEHQTAYLVTDYVPNATPLSKIVAQSGAMSVEDVTSIVEQLLESLEQLHRRKLLHLDVKPSNVLLADDGQAHLIDFGSARQWHADLTSAHGVQFSPSYAPPEQILESERRSPATDLYSLAALAYTLLTGIPPTGVHDRLAGTPVIPLMSVRPDTPPNLAAAVESALSMLLAERPQSAEEFRAILHGTLDVQSEADRVLALDEKRSRLLRFKYSPRQCPACGNVLDRPEPLGKDQCPVCREGRLKMRNIHEQSCATCRGGILHAVDNEHRPGVCPKCDTGIMKPVKRFGFLNTGVVLCGNCDFALKKEGEDWRDGLGTAKPWSEWHDDSGRAAKTMICDVCRAQFDVMRDGRWERTTSDPMNDGWTKLYPDEWARVAAGLRPDSGNCHCEACGADFFRANEKITLLSDDTRDPYGFVVRYGGELLRVDLVPWLAVGKESGKPGFACHACETEFDDAEGESLELVHTGHAMLRGRAGERHSLEDWHRISQDLPASGDEDTLDQDITDALREAYQHNEIALDPRRPDLVWKGRAADVAPGTDASIVGKWLRFVVNDGRISLGLVRKRVELVRDVASASADNGVLTVHFKGIDEPWHIQVEPITLSVTLESGKESVELSASDLARRLTGASAMPQGGRRQPQS; this comes from the coding sequence ATGCCGAAGTTTCAACCGCTGCCGCTGAGAGAAGGAACGCTGCTCGACGACCGGTACGCCGTCGGTCGATTCTTGGGTCGTGGCGGGTTCGGCATCACCTATCTTGTCGAAGACTTGGTTCGAGGTGACGACGCCGTACTGAAGGAGCTTGCGCCGCAAGCAACACGGAGGCTCGACAACGACGACCTCGACTTTTCGTTCATCGGGCCGGCTGAGGCGCAGCGGTTGAGACGGCAGTTCACGGCAGAAGCCCGGATCCTGCGCAGGGTCGCGATATCGCGCGTCCCGAACTTCCGGTCCGTCTTCGACGAACATCAAACTGCGTATCTCGTGACCGACTACGTTCCGAACGCGACCCCACTTTCTAAAATCGTGGCTCAATCTGGCGCCATGAGCGTGGAAGACGTAACCAGCATCGTGGAGCAGCTCCTGGAATCGCTCGAGCAGTTGCACAGACGTAAGCTGCTGCACCTGGATGTTAAGCCGTCGAACGTACTGCTTGCCGACGACGGTCAAGCGCACCTGATAGACTTCGGTTCGGCGCGGCAGTGGCACGCAGATCTCACCAGCGCACACGGCGTTCAGTTCTCCCCCAGCTACGCTCCGCCTGAACAGATCCTGGAAAGCGAGCGCCGAAGCCCTGCAACTGATCTGTATAGCTTAGCTGCGTTAGCTTATACTCTTTTGACCGGTATTCCGCCGACTGGAGTCCACGATCGGCTGGCGGGAACGCCAGTGATCCCGTTGATGTCCGTGCGACCGGACACGCCTCCGAACCTCGCTGCGGCAGTCGAGTCCGCGCTGTCGATGCTGCTGGCCGAGCGCCCCCAGTCGGCGGAGGAGTTTCGCGCGATTCTGCACGGCACTCTCGACGTCCAGTCCGAGGCCGACCGGGTGCTCGCGCTGGACGAAAAGCGGTCGAGGCTCTTGCGATTCAAGTACAGCCCGCGCCAATGCCCGGCCTGCGGAAACGTCCTCGACCGTCCCGAGCCGTTGGGCAAAGATCAGTGCCCAGTCTGCAGAGAGGGGCGACTGAAGATGCGCAACATTCACGAGCAGTCGTGCGCGACGTGCCGCGGAGGAATCCTCCACGCGGTCGACAACGAGCATAGACCGGGCGTCTGTCCCAAGTGCGATACCGGAATAATGAAGCCTGTAAAGCGGTTCGGTTTTCTGAATACAGGCGTCGTGCTTTGCGGAAACTGCGACTTCGCGCTTAAGAAGGAAGGAGAGGACTGGCGCGACGGCCTCGGCACGGCCAAGCCGTGGAGCGAGTGGCACGACGACAGCGGAAGAGCTGCGAAGACGATGATCTGCGACGTGTGCCGCGCGCAGTTCGACGTCATGCGCGACGGCCGCTGGGAGAGGACCACGAGCGACCCGATGAACGACGGTTGGACGAAGCTGTATCCGGACGAATGGGCGCGAGTCGCTGCCGGTTTGAGGCCTGACTCGGGTAACTGCCACTGCGAAGCTTGCGGCGCGGACTTCTTCCGCGCGAACGAGAAGATCACGCTCTTGAGCGACGACACGCGCGATCCGTACGGCTTCGTGGTCAGGTACGGCGGAGAGCTTTTGCGCGTCGACCTTGTCCCCTGGTTAGCGGTCGGAAAAGAGTCCGGCAAGCCCGGATTCGCCTGCCATGCCTGCGAGACCGAGTTCGACGATGCGGAAGGTGAGAGCTTGGAACTCGTGCATACGGGCCATGCGATGCTACGAGGCCGCGCCGGCGAACGCCATTCGCTGGAGGACTGGCACAGAATCTCCCAGGACTTGCCCGCCTCGGGCGACGAAGACACGCTCGATCAAGATATCACAGATGCGCTGCGAGAGGCGTACCAACACAACGAGATCGCCCTCGATCCGCGACGGCCCGATCTGGTGTGGAAGGGGCGAGCAGCAGACGTTGCGCCTGGCACGGACGCGTCGATCGTCGGCAAGTGGCTGCGTTTCGTAGTCAATGACGGCCGCATATCGTTGGGGCTCGTGCGGAAGCGCGTTGAACTGGTGAGAGACGTCGCCAGTGCGTCAGCCGACAACGGTGTGTTGACCGTCCACTTCAAGGGGATCGACGAGCCGTGGCACATTCAAGTAGAGCCGATAACGCTCAGCGTCACCTTGGAGTCGGGCAAAGAGTCCGTCGAGCTATCGGCGAGCGATCTTGCCCGCCGTCTAACCGGAGCCAGTGCGATGCCGCAAGGGGGTCGCAGGCAACCGCAGAGCTGA
- the ligA gene encoding NAD-dependent DNA ligase LigA, with translation MTRAARAKQLREQIERHNRLYHEQDAPEISDSKYDEMFAELVQIEGECPELQTPDSPTLRVGAPPIEKFEQHRHAVPMLSLDNAFGVDELRAFDERVRKALEAETVSYLAELKFDGLSLSLTYVDGLLTVAASRGDGTTGENVTHNARTVRGLPLRLSAAVPGLLEVRGEVVMFQSVFDQLNAERAEAGEQVFANPRNAASGGMRQLDSRETAARKLTFFAYGVGETSSESFSKQSELMAWLRGLGFEVREEARVCDGAQGIVDYVEELGQHRSDLPFGIDGAVIKVDDLSAQADLGSTSRGPRSAIAYKFPAEQAFTIMEDVEWQVGRTGVVTPVAHLAPVQVGGVTVSRATLHNFSDMTEKDVRIGDTVIVQRAGDVIPEVIGPVLKKRPKKAKPPRMPTECPECGTALVEEEGYVALRCPNRAGCDAQIAAKLTHFVSKRAMDIDGLGERQIVRFLGLGWLDDLPSIYRLKARRDELVELDRMGEQSVENLIAAIEESKSRPLERFLFALGIRFVGERTAVDLANTFGSLREFRRASYDCLMEIDGVGPKVASEVEEWLELDENQNLLDDLLATGVEPIEAATSGSAEFAGKTFVFTGKLERFTRGDAEKLVRSLGGKTAGSVSKNTTHVVAGPGAGSKLAKAEELGTTVLTEEQFLEMVPGGSI, from the coding sequence ATGACGAGGGCCGCACGCGCAAAGCAGCTTCGCGAGCAGATAGAGCGGCACAACCGGCTTTACCACGAGCAGGACGCGCCGGAGATCAGCGACAGCAAATACGACGAGATGTTCGCCGAACTCGTCCAGATCGAGGGCGAGTGTCCGGAGTTGCAGACGCCCGACAGCCCGACCCTCCGCGTCGGCGCGCCGCCGATCGAGAAATTCGAACAGCACAGACACGCGGTCCCGATGTTGTCGCTCGATAACGCTTTCGGGGTCGATGAGTTGCGGGCTTTCGACGAGCGGGTTCGGAAGGCGCTTGAAGCCGAGACTGTTTCTTATCTTGCGGAACTGAAGTTCGACGGGCTTTCTCTTTCGCTGACCTACGTCGACGGGCTGCTCACCGTCGCTGCGTCCCGCGGTGACGGAACCACCGGAGAGAACGTGACCCACAACGCACGAACGGTCCGCGGTCTCCCTCTGCGATTGAGCGCGGCTGTTCCTGGGCTGCTCGAAGTGCGCGGAGAAGTGGTCATGTTCCAATCCGTGTTCGACCAGCTCAACGCGGAAAGGGCCGAGGCAGGCGAGCAGGTGTTCGCGAATCCGCGCAACGCCGCGAGCGGAGGAATGCGCCAACTCGACAGCCGTGAGACCGCTGCGCGAAAGCTGACGTTCTTCGCATACGGCGTCGGCGAGACGAGCAGCGAGAGTTTCAGCAAGCAGTCCGAATTGATGGCGTGGCTTAGAGGTCTGGGCTTCGAGGTGCGAGAGGAAGCTCGCGTTTGCGACGGCGCTCAGGGGATCGTTGATTACGTGGAGGAGCTTGGGCAGCACCGGTCTGACTTGCCGTTTGGGATCGATGGCGCAGTGATCAAAGTTGATGATCTGAGCGCACAGGCGGATTTGGGGAGCACGTCGCGCGGGCCGCGATCGGCGATCGCGTATAAGTTTCCGGCAGAGCAAGCGTTCACTATCATGGAGGACGTTGAGTGGCAGGTTGGTCGCACGGGCGTCGTCACGCCGGTCGCTCACCTTGCGCCTGTGCAGGTCGGCGGCGTGACGGTTAGCCGCGCGACGCTCCACAACTTCAGCGACATGACCGAGAAGGACGTTCGCATCGGGGACACGGTTATCGTGCAGCGCGCGGGCGACGTCATCCCGGAAGTGATCGGCCCGGTCCTCAAGAAGAGACCGAAGAAAGCCAAGCCTCCTCGCATGCCGACCGAGTGCCCGGAGTGCGGAACGGCGCTGGTCGAGGAGGAGGGTTACGTCGCGCTGCGCTGTCCCAACCGGGCCGGATGCGATGCGCAGATCGCCGCGAAGCTCACGCACTTCGTCAGCAAGAGGGCGATGGATATCGACGGTCTCGGCGAAAGGCAGATCGTGCGGTTTCTCGGGCTGGGATGGCTCGACGACCTGCCGAGCATCTACCGTTTGAAGGCCAGGCGCGACGAGTTGGTCGAGCTGGACCGAATGGGCGAGCAAAGCGTCGAGAACTTGATCGCGGCGATCGAGGAGTCGAAGTCGAGACCGCTCGAGCGATTCCTGTTCGCTCTCGGGATCAGGTTTGTCGGAGAGCGGACTGCGGTCGATCTGGCCAACACGTTTGGTTCGCTCAGGGAGTTCAGGCGCGCGAGCTATGACTGTCTGATGGAGATCGACGGCGTCGGCCCCAAAGTTGCCAGCGAAGTTGAAGAGTGGCTCGAACTCGATGAGAATCAAAACCTGCTCGACGATTTGCTGGCGACCGGGGTCGAACCGATCGAAGCAGCAACTTCCGGTAGCGCCGAGTTCGCCGGGAAGACATTCGTCTTTACCGGAAAGCTCGAACGGTTCACGCGAGGCGATGCCGAAAAGCTCGTGCGAAGCCTCGGCGGAAAGACTGCGGGCAGCGTCAGCAAGAACACAACGCACGTCGTCGCCGGTCCGGGGGCCGGAAGCAAGCTCGCCAAGGCAGAGGAACTGGGGACGACAGTCCTCACGGAAGAACAGTTCCTTGAGATGGTTCCGGGGGGATCGATTTGA
- a CDS encoding 3D domain-containing protein codes for MRRIAYFAAVVFLTLLLNSVLALQSSPKGSEVVLRVEHVRLPYQVKYVFDNQMQSGALLKFGYGVEGRIVREFQQIVRDGTVIDEKLIRETVTDPVPAIFKMGRPSNRGVSSGTYTRAKVVEMESTAYTPDAGRRHPTFLTYTGTKAEYGAIAVDPRVIPLGTLMYVEGYGFGIAEDTGSAIKGNIIDVCIEGRKEALRWGRRQVKVHIFENVIELPSSETPSNGTG; via the coding sequence ATGCGTAGGATCGCTTATTTCGCGGCGGTTGTTTTCCTCACTCTTCTCCTAAACTCGGTGCTTGCGCTGCAGTCATCGCCGAAAGGGAGCGAGGTCGTGCTCCGTGTCGAACACGTTCGCTTGCCGTACCAGGTCAAGTACGTCTTTGACAACCAGATGCAGAGCGGCGCCTTGCTGAAGTTCGGATACGGTGTCGAAGGCCGAATCGTCCGTGAGTTTCAGCAGATCGTTCGAGACGGCACTGTGATCGACGAAAAGCTGATCCGAGAAACGGTCACAGATCCTGTGCCGGCGATCTTCAAGATGGGCAGGCCTAGCAACCGCGGTGTGTCGAGCGGCACCTACACGCGCGCGAAAGTCGTCGAGATGGAATCGACCGCATATACGCCGGATGCGGGCCGCAGGCATCCGACTTTCCTTACCTATACCGGCACCAAAGCGGAGTACGGCGCGATAGCCGTTGACCCGCGAGTTATCCCGCTTGGGACGCTGATGTATGTCGAAGGTTACGGATTTGGGATCGCGGAGGACACCGGATCGGCGATCAAAGGGAACATAATTGACGTGTGCATCGAGGGCCGAAAGGAAGCGCTACGGTGGGGAAGACGGCAGGTGAAGGTTCACATCTTCGAGAACGTGATCGAGCTGCCGAGCTCAGAGACACCCTCGAACGGCACGGGGTAA